One Pseudobutyrivibrio xylanivorans genomic window, GGTACATTTCATACTGAACGTCCTCAGGCATTGAAGAGCTCATACCACCAATATACATTTCATTAGTATTAAGACCTTCTGGTTCAACAAATAACTGATGACGATTCTTATCAGAAAATCTAACAACCTTGTCCTCAATACTTGGACAGTATCTAGGACCAGTACCTTCTATTACGCCAGAATACATTGGACTTCTATCAAGATTGGCACGAATAATCTCATGAGTCTTTTCATTTGTATAAGTAAGATAACAAGCGACCTGCTCAATCTGAACAGAATCTCTAGGCGTACTAAATGAAAATGGAATTACAGGATTATCACCATGCTGTGGTTCCATCTTAGAATAATCAATAGAACGACCATCAATTCTAGCCGGAGTACCAGTTTTAAAGCGGTTCATTTCTACATTATTAGCGAGCAATGAATCAGTAAGATGATTAGCAGCCTTTAATCCATTAGGACCCGTGTGCTCAATAACATCGCCATAGAGACATCTTGCCCTTAGATAAGTACCAGTACAAATTACTGCAGCTTTACAATGATATGTAGCACCTGAAAGAGTTTTTACACCAGTAACCTTTTTATTTTCAATAATTAATTCGGTAATTTCGGCCTGACGAAGAGTAAGATTATCTGTATCCTGCATAGTCTTTCTCATTCTAAGAGAATATGCAGATTTATCAGCCTGAGCCCTTAGAGAGTGAACAGCAGGTCCCTTTGAACTATTAAGCATCTTGGACTGAATAAATGTATGATCGATATTAATACCCATCTGTCCACCAAGAGCATCAAGTTCTCTTACCAAATGACCCTTAGAACTTCCGCCAATATTAGGATTACAAGGCATCAATGCAACAGAATCCATACTAACAGTAAAACAAATTGTATTTAAACCCATGCGTGCAGAAGCAAGTGCAGCTTCACAACCAGCATGACCAGCACCAATTACTACCACATCATAGGTTTCTTCAACGTAACTCATTTATAGAACTCCTTTTAAATCACATCACTTTATCGTCGCCAATAAATTGGCTACTGATGCTAACAAGTCATCGCATTGCTCGACTTTTAGCATCATTTTCCCATACAGAAGGTAGAAAATATCTTATTAGCCAAATCATCATCAATTGTCTCACCAGTGATTTCGCCGAGATAATTATAAGCATCCATTAAATCAATTGAAAAGAAATCTTCTGGCATC contains:
- the mnmG gene encoding tRNA uridine-5-carboxymethylaminomethyl(34) synthesis enzyme MnmG, translating into MSYVEETYDVVVIGAGHAGCEAALASARMGLNTICFTVSMDSVALMPCNPNIGGSSKGHLVRELDALGGQMGINIDHTFIQSKMLNSSKGPAVHSLRAQADKSAYSLRMRKTMQDTDNLTLRQAEITELIIENKKVTGVKTLSGATYHCKAAVICTGTYLRARCLYGDVIEHTGPNGLKAANHLTDSLLANNVEMNRFKTGTPARIDGRSIDYSKMEPQHGDNPVIPFSFSTPRDSVQIEQVACYLTYTNEKTHEIIRANLDRSPMYSGVIEGTGPRYCPSIEDKVVRFSDKNRHQLFVEPEGLNTNEMYIGGMSSSMPEDVQYEMYHTVPGLENCKIVRNAYAIEYDCINATQLKASLEFKDIDGLFAAGQFNGSSGYEEAAAQGLVAGINAALKLLGKDPMILDRSNSYIGVLIDDLVTKETKEPYRMMTSRAEYRLLLRQDNADLRLSKIGYEVGLLPKERYEHVVEKEKLIEEEVARVKEINIGARKEVQQLLESYGSIPLSNGIKLVDLIRRPELDYNKLAPIDPDRPELSDEVREEVNIYIKYEGYLTRQEKQVKQFKKLESKVIPQNINYEDVPSLRIEARQKLTKLRPANIGQASRISGVSPADISVLLVYLETYKD